A single genomic interval of Halichondria panicea chromosome 2, odHalPani1.1, whole genome shotgun sequence harbors:
- the LOC135332057 gene encoding 2-hydroxyacylsphingosine 1-beta-galactosyltransferase-like codes for MYSRLLVAFVVLNVLLLVHGFNSYHVPPGLDTTEVSPGIEALQDKLRPLNILMAAAYFPGHLFPLMGLGETLVKRGHNVTLCTTVMQGSKILPKLAERVGVKFVSAGYDTMSQQDYENLIREFAVNTINMELLTRYMGAIPPTNVQVKDQMELMGISQYDIIIVDMNTLPIAVYFSKLGIKTILFTSYLAPLTALIPQWTVPLAPLDQTDDLSFLERLFNAVLQPIFLLKFRTSFEGVCALDKNFSVVLGNDNLITYPGMRFPLIVTSVLGFDFPKTIGPLAHYVGPVLMSSSPDLDPTLSKWLNVRENRSVIYISMGTTGYITSDMAQSLVQGVMATKYDAVWSLRMSNRDILKDIDIDPNRFYLAEWVSQQMVLKHPSISLTILHCGMNGVQESLYNALPIVCLPYSFDHYEMSAKIQTAGVGVSLYTYFQSLFVGKSFSPESMSQAIKSVDTTYMREQAQRLQLMFYFSGGSHRAAELVEFYEMVDYSHLAPAYVKYNWSWVQYYNLDVYCVLSVVSCLLLFLVYQVAKSLARCFSIDYKSKLD; via the coding sequence ATGTACTCGAGACTGCTAGTTGCGTTCGTTGTTTTAAATGTACTTCTTTTAGTGCACGGATTTAACAGTTATCATGTTCCACCGGGACTGGATACAACAGAGGTGTCGCCTGGCATTGAAGCTTTGCAGGACAAGTTGAGACCATTGAATATACTCATGGCTGCTGCCTACTTTCCTGGACACCTTTTCCCTTTGATGGGCTTAGGAGAGACCCTTGTAAAGAGAGGCCACAATGTTACCTTGTGCACTACTGTGATGCAAGGCTCCAAGATTCTTCCAAAGTTGGCCGAACGTGTTGGTGTTAAGTTTGTCAGTGCCGGCTACGACACTATGTCGCAGCAAGATTACGAAAATTTGATTCGAGAATTCGCAGTCAACACCATAAACATGGAACTGCTCACCCGATACATGGGAGCAATCCCGCCCACTAACGTACAAGTTAAGGATCAAATGGAATTGATGGGAATTTCACaatatgacataattatcgtTGACATGAACACTCTACCAATTGCCGTCTACTTTTCAAAACTGGGAATCAAAACAATCCTCTTCACCTCATACTTAGCCCCCCTCACTGCACTGATACCTCAATGGACAGTTCCCCTGGCCCCACTAGATCAAACAGATGACTTGTCTTTCTTAGAACGTTTATTCAACGCTGTTTTACAACCGATATTTTTATTAAAATTTCGAACTAGTTTTGAAGGAGTTTGCGCTCTTGACAAGAACTTCAGCGTTGTCCTCGGAAACGATAACTTGATAACGTACCCTGGAATGCGTTTTCCACTCATTGTTACGTCTGTTTTGGGTTTCGATTTTCCAAAAACTATTGGTCCTCTTGCCCACTACGTTGGTCCTGTTTTAATGAGCTCCTCTCCTGATCTAGACCCAACCCTATCCAAATGGCTGAACGTACGGGAAAACAGAAGTGTTATCTATATCAGTATGGGTACTACTGGATACATTACAAGCGACATGGCACAATCGCTTGTACAAGGAGTTATGGCAACCAAATACGATGCCGTGTGGTCACTGCGAATGAGTAATCGCGATATTTTGAAGGATATTGATATTGACCCAAACCGATTCTATCTTGCCGAGTGGGTTTCACAACAAATGGTTCTGAAGCATCCTTCGATTTCCCTAACTATCCTCCATTGTGGTATGAACGGTGTGCAAGAAAGTCTCTACAACGCACTGCCAATTGTGTGTCTACCATATAGTTTCGATCATTACGAGATGTCAGCCAAAATACAAACTGCGGGTGTGGGTGTATCGTTATACACTTATTTTCAATCACTTTTTGTTGGAAAATCATTTTCTCCCGAGAGTATGTCTCAAGCAATCAAGAGTGTTGATACAACATACATGAGGGAACAAGCACAGAGGCTACAACTGATGTTCTATTTCTCCGGAGGCAGTCACAGAGCAGCTGAACTGGTTGAATTCTACGAGATGGTGGattacagccacctcgctccTGCCTATGTCAAGTACAACTGGAGTTGGGTGCAGTATTATAACTTGGATGTTTACTGTGTGTTGAGTGTGGTTAGTTGCTTGTTATTGTTTCTTGTGTACCAGGTAGCTAAATCACTGGCAAGATGTTTCTCGATAGATTATAAGTCTAAGTTAGATTAA